ATGTCGCCCAGTTGCGGGAAGTCCCGCTGCAGGATGTGCAGGTGTTCATTCAGGCGTTCACCCATGGCGGCGGCGTGCTCGCAAACCTTGTGCTCTGTCAGGTAGCGCATCACCGCAGAGCCTGCGGCCATCGCCATCTGATTACCGCGGAAGGTTCCGGCATGGGCGCCCGGCAGCCAGGTGTCGAGCCAGTCGCGATAGACCACCACCGCCAGCGGCAGGCTTCCGCCGATGGCTTTGGACAGCACCACCACGTCCGGAATGATCCCGGCGTGCTCGAAGGCGAACATCTTGCCGGTGCGGGCGAAACCGCTCTGGATTTCGTCGACGATCAGCGCTACGCCGGCCTTCTCGGTGATGCGTCGCAAGCCGCGCAGCCAATCGAGATCGGCCGGAATCACCCCGCCCTCGCCCTGCACCGCTTCGACGATCACGGCAGCGGGCAATTGCACGCCGGCCTCGGGATCATTCAGCAGGTTTTCCAGGTAATTCAGATTGACCTGCACCCCCTGCGCGCCGCCGAGCCCGAACGGGCAACGGTAATCGTAGGGATACGGCATGAACTGCACGCCACTGCTGAGCAACGCACCCAACGGTTTTTTCGGCCCCAGACTGCCCATCAGACTCAGTGCGCCCAGGCTCATGCCGTGGTAACCGCCCTGGAACGACAGAACCGTGCTGCGCCCGGTGGCGGTGCGCACCAGTTTCAGCGCGGCTTCCACTGCATCGGTACCGGTGGGGCCGCAGAATTGAATTTTTGCTTCAGCGGCCAATGCCAACGGCAATAGACCGAACAGGTCCTGAACAAACTGATCCTTGACCGGCGTGGTCAGGTCGAGTGTGTGCAGCGGCAGTTCATCGGTCAGCACTTGCTGGATCGCTTCGATCACCACCGGATGGTTGTGCCCCAGGGCCAGAGTCCCCGCACCGGCCAGGCAATCAATGAAACTGCGACCTTCGACGTCTTCGACATAAATGCCCTTGGCACGCTTGAGTGCCAGGGGAATGCGCCGCGGATAGCTGCGAGCATTCGATTCCTGCTGACTCTGACGGGCTAGCAATGGCGATTCGTTGAACTGATAAAGCGTCTCGGCAGGCGTCGAGACAATCCGGGCCGGCTGATCTTCGATAAGGCTGGTAGCGACTGACATCTCTCGATCCCTCAATACGCTGTTGATAGTGACCAAAACTGCACACCGGGCAGGTGCGCGTTCCAGTCACGGGGCGCACTTGCAGGTTTTCCTGTTCTGGAAACGCATCAGGACCTCAAGGATTTAGACCCTCGATCAGCTTTCTATGAAGGTGGCGACAGCGCCTTGTGCATGGGAATGGCGTGGAGTCCCGCCACGGTGAAGGTTTCAGCGCAAGCCCGGTAACCCTGACGGTAGTAAAACGCCTCGCCGGTACGGGTGCTGTTGAGCCGCGCGTGAGGTAAACCCTGAGCGATCAACCAGGTTTCGAGATCGTGCACCAGCGCTTGTCCGGCGCCTCGCCGAAACCATTCCGGCTGCACGTAACAAAACGCGACCTTGCCGCTGATTGCCGCCATGGCGACGCCGATCGGTTTGTCCTGCAACAGGGCGATGTTCAGGTATAACCGCGAGTCGGCCAGCCAGGGCTGCACATGGTCAATGGTTTTGTTGTGAGTCCAGGTGGCGACGGTTCGCGGATCGTTGCGGTGGTCGAGCGCGCAGCCGACGCGAATGGAGCGCTCGACGATCCGGCTGATGATCCCGGCGTCGGCAGGCGTTGCCTTGCAGATGTGTATCGATGCATCCATGGCGCTGTTACCTCAATCCATTGAGTCAAAGCTGCCGGGGACGATAACGCTGTGGGGGCCGGGTGGCTAATGGAGAGACGTTACATTTGGTGTGCGACACAACAAATGTGGGAGCGGGCTTGCCCGCGATGAGGCCATAACATCCAACATCCATGTTGACTGTTACACCGCCATCGCGGGCAAGCCCGCTCCCACAGGGTTTTGTGTTGGTTAGACCGACTGCAAAGGCATCGTCAATTCAACCCGCAAGCCATCCGGCCGGCTGTCGAAATGCAGGGTGCAGCCGCAACGCTGGACGATGGCTTGGACAATCGCCAGGCCGAGGCCGCAACCGGTGCTCTGGCCATTGCGCCAGAAGCGTTGGGTCAGGTGTTGCAGGTCATCTTCGGCAATCCCCGGGCCGTGGTCGCGGACCAAAAAACGCACGCGATTGTTGGTGGTTTCCAGGCTCAGCTCCACCGCCCCTTCGCCCGGGGTATGGCGCAAGGCGTTGTCGAGCAAGTTGCGCAATGCGGCAATCGATAGCACCGCGGGCATTTGCAGCGGCGCATCGGAGAATGTGCTCGGCAACTGAAATTTGATCCGCTGACGATCACCGCTGGCCGCATCCTGAATCGCCAGTTTCGCCACCTGCTCGGCGCTGCACTGCACGCCATCATCGAACGACAGGCTGCCCTCGACGCGCGCCAGCAGCAGCAATTGTTCAAGCGTGCGGTGCAGCCGGTCGGCGCCCTCTTCGGCCCGGGCCAGGGACTGATCCCGGGCGCTGCCTTCGGTCATCCGCGCCACTTGCAGGTGGGTTTTGATCGCGGTCAGCGGGCTGCGCAATTCGTGCGCGGCGTCACCGGTCAGGCGCCGTTCGCGCTCGATGGTCTTGCCGATGCGCTGGAACAACTGATTCTGGGTTTCCAGCAGCGGTTGCAACTCACTGGGCAACGGCTGGATTTGCAACGGTTCCAGAGAATCGGCGCTACGTCGCATCAACGCATCGCGCATACGATTAAGCGGTGCCAGCCCCTGACCGATGCCGAGCCACAACAGGCACAGGCAACCGAGCAGCGCGACGCCGACCGGCACCGAAGCCGCCAGCAAAATGGACATGTTCAGCGCTTCGCGCTCGATCTGCCGATCCGCTGTGGTAATCCGCACATCGCCCCGCGCCAGGGTAAAACTGCGCCACGGAGCGCCGTCGATCATTTGATCGTGGAAGCCCATTTTTTCGGCTTCCAGGGTTTGTTCGGGGCTGCTGTGGCTGCGGGCCAGGATTTCGCCGCGCAACGAGCTGACCTGGCAGGCCATGCCGCCAGGAATACTTAGCTGCTCTGCACTGAAATGAGTGCCCTCGCCCTTGCTCGGCAACGCTGGCAGCTGCTCCAGTAGCCCGGCCACCATCCGCGCCGACGCCACCAGCCGCTGGTCGAGGGAAAACATCATCTGGTTGCGCAGATCACTGAGCATCCAGGCGGCGGCCAGGGCCCAGATCAGCGCAAACGCGGCGCCGAGGGTCAGGCTCAGGCGTAAACGCAGGCTCATCACTTTTTCAATTCCTCTGCGCCATCGGCCGGCCCCAAGCGATAACCCAGGCCACGCACGGTCTCGACAATGCCATTGCCGAGTTTGCGCCGCAGGTGATGGATATGCACGTTGAGTGCATTGCTTTCCAGCTCGTCGTTGAAACCATAAACGCTGTCTTTCAATTGCTCGGTGGACAGCACCCGGCCACGGTTATGCAA
The Pseudomonas lini DNA segment above includes these coding regions:
- a CDS encoding GNAT family N-acetyltransferase — its product is MDASIHICKATPADAGIISRIVERSIRVGCALDHRNDPRTVATWTHNKTIDHVQPWLADSRLYLNIALLQDKPIGVAMAAISGKVAFCYVQPEWFRRGAGQALVHDLETWLIAQGLPHARLNSTRTGEAFYYRQGYRACAETFTVAGLHAIPMHKALSPPS
- a CDS encoding ATP-binding protein, producing MMSLRLRLSLTLGAAFALIWALAAAWMLSDLRNQMMFSLDQRLVASARMVAGLLEQLPALPSKGEGTHFSAEQLSIPGGMACQVSSLRGEILARSHSSPEQTLEAEKMGFHDQMIDGAPWRSFTLARGDVRITTADRQIEREALNMSILLAASVPVGVALLGCLCLLWLGIGQGLAPLNRMRDALMRRSADSLEPLQIQPLPSELQPLLETQNQLFQRIGKTIERERRLTGDAAHELRSPLTAIKTHLQVARMTEGSARDQSLARAEEGADRLHRTLEQLLLLARVEGSLSFDDGVQCSAEQVAKLAIQDAASGDRQRIKFQLPSTFSDAPLQMPAVLSIAALRNLLDNALRHTPGEGAVELSLETTNNRVRFLVRDHGPGIAEDDLQHLTQRFWRNGQSTGCGLGLAIVQAIVQRCGCTLHFDSRPDGLRVELTMPLQSV
- a CDS encoding aspartate aminotransferase family protein — encoded protein: MSVATSLIEDQPARIVSTPAETLYQFNESPLLARQSQQESNARSYPRRIPLALKRAKGIYVEDVEGRSFIDCLAGAGTLALGHNHPVVIEAIQQVLTDELPLHTLDLTTPVKDQFVQDLFGLLPLALAAEAKIQFCGPTGTDAVEAALKLVRTATGRSTVLSFQGGYHGMSLGALSLMGSLGPKKPLGALLSSGVQFMPYPYDYRCPFGLGGAQGVQVNLNYLENLLNDPEAGVQLPAAVIVEAVQGEGGVIPADLDWLRGLRRITEKAGVALIVDEIQSGFARTGKMFAFEHAGIIPDVVVLSKAIGGSLPLAVVVYRDWLDTWLPGAHAGTFRGNQMAMAAGSAVMRYLTEHKVCEHAAAMGERLNEHLHILQRDFPQLGDIRGRGLMLGVELVDPTGAPDAQGHPPIFGRLAPLVQRECLKRGLILELGGRHGGVVRFLPPLVITATEIDRVADIFGRAMAAATASL